The Apostichopus japonicus isolate 1M-3 chromosome 20, ASM3797524v1, whole genome shotgun sequence nucleotide sequence CAAATGTCAACACGGATCCATTCAAGGTGATACCTAGCATCAAGAAATCACTCCGTCAAGACGGAATTGACAGCCAATGCTAGGGGAGGAGGGTTAACCTTGTAAGTAATGTGCAATCTGGTCtccaatgagaaaaaaaaaacaaccttggTGCTGGTAGAATCTGACTGTTAAGTCAGGTTTATTAAGATTAATTATgacatttgttttaaattccTAGATCAACTCCTTGTAATCAGAACTATTTTTTATGCACTGTACACAGCatattacaaaaagaaaattttattgCAACAATgatatatgaaagtaaattttaaactttttatatacaattcacaatttgaaaattcagaatTTTTTGGTGTGATTTAGGGTTGTATGTTACACAGTTTGAGTAGTGATAAAGGTTTTCATTAGGTTTGGGTTTTGAGAGTAAAAAGTATTGTTCAAGCATTTTGTAAGTTCCAAACTCTCTTTAATATGAggtatgtttttctttctgtcttaGTGATAGATAAAGTGTACATACAGTTTATCTGGTCAATGTAACTTAAACTTGTTCAAATGTATTTTACATAACAACATACTGATGGCATGGATCAAAATTTTACTTACAACTTTTACTCATGTTTGCTTTTGGTTTATTTTACAAGGTGACCATCAATATATTGATCTATAGATTTCTATTGTAAAATTGGGACATTTATGAAGAAATTGCCATTTTAGCCTTCTACAAAATTGTGATAATAtgattttttgacatttaatgtcACAGTTAACATCAGACAAGTGAAGACCATAATTCAAACCGTATGCTACATTTGAAAGTGTTGCAGAATAAACTGAGGGCTCATGGCTTACATACCACATAGAGCGGCAATCAacagtttttatttcatttttatcgaTGTCAATATTTATAGACACTATTGAGAATGTTCAGTACTTGGGAAAGTTCAAAGTCGGGTCTAGTGAAATAACCGACAGCCAGCATCTCTCACATTTGTACACGGAGGTCTGTGAAAGTGGGAAAATTTTCTGATTTCTGGTGAGCAATTTGCTCGACTATTCCCCGCCACCTCATGTCATCAAATGTATGAGTAACTTTCAAATAATCTCCATATGGGATGAGAGGATAGGGAGAGAGAGAATGCCATGACAGTCGGAATGTATCAGAGAATGGCTCACCTATGATATCACATTGTACATGTGCTGTTGAAGTTCTTGGAAGATCAATGTAAATGTAAAACCTAGGATTGTTGATGACTGAAGCAATGGTGTTGTTCTGACATGTTCTACGGTCTGAATATGTCACTTAAGAACAAGAGAATATTTTGCTACTCTTTGCCAGTACTAGCACCAATGTATAGTGATCTGTTATGTAGTGATTATATGGTGATACATATATGCAATTTTTGTTTCATGCTTGTTTAAATGCTCACTAAAATGAAGTAGTACttgtaaaataatgttatattttcttaTCAAAGAGCCATCCATTATACCAAATATGCAGAAGGCTCATGTGGATTCATATACACTATACAAAGTCATGAAAGTACTGTATGAGTGGTTCAATAGTCGAAGGTCatgaacaatatttttgtaatttacattttcaaattaaCCCAGATTGCATACATATTTTCTTTGCTTAAAATTAgcttaaaatttcatatttttcaaaacaaaaaaaagtgacAATTCATTCTAGGATTTTAATAAGGTCTCATCCAAAATAagtgcaatttttgttttgaggAAATGATTCTTGCCAAATACAGTCAGCATGTAGCTTTCACttcatttgaattttgaatatatttgcAAGACGTTAACAGATGTTTGTGATTTCCCCCACCAAAACCAATCATAATTCTCTGGCAGCATATTGTCATCTTTTGTGaataaaaacgaaaaaaacaaaacaaaacagaaaagtgaTTGTCTGCAATTTTAAATTTACATGGACTTTATAAGTGACATAAAAATTTATAGGTATGCTAAAATGGTCACAATGTTTCAAAGCCTCAACAAACATTCAAGCATGTTTTGAGTAACATATTACAGTATTGTTCACAATTTTGTGAAAGCCTTTGTGATCACAAGTTTCCACGGCGACATAAACTTGTCAGGGAGACTCCGCTGAAATATAATACCAACAGGTATTCGCACATTTTGCTTCACTTTATAAATCTCATTTGGTATTTTAGCAGTCAGTTCTCATCATTACACCCACTCATCTTATATGTTATGTCATATTTTGACAACTTAGTTTAGaaattatcaataaattttgtAAGAGCAAAGAAAGATTATTGGAGAGAACAGTATTCATCAAACCAGTGACATTAGGATTACAATTTCTAAATTCTAGTGTATGAGGTTCACAACTttcttttcaaacatttctttgctcTCTTGAATCAGGGGCGTCGTAGCCGGTACATCAATATTCAcagcgcaaaaaaaaaaaaaaaaaaaataggactaagaaaaaaaaatacagaaccaaaatgaaacaagcaagtaggctaaatgtgactactctggcatggcaggggtcttgttttcaagcacgggaagtgccatttcctgcaatctgggaggcattatttcaaaattttctccattatgCCAACCATGGTGgtgcgtagcgtagtttgacctaccaaacgtccccccgataattatgatagatggccacactctgatctgccgtaccaatcccaaatagcatCCGACGCCCCTGTGAATAATGTATTTTCATGATTGTTTGACTATGGTCATATGTGCATATGGCggctgggagggggggggggtataattGTATTAAAGGTGCTTATGAAAACCAAAGGCAGTGTTGTTGTCATTAATATTGCTGCATAGTTATACAAGAGCTTGTGTAGATCTAGTAAAAATACTTCTAATGAATGGCTAGTGAACTCCACAGGTGGTTGGTATGAATGTTGCTTTAACTTGTAAAGTAAATTCAAGGTATGTCATTATTTTATGttcaatcttctttttttcttctggtgTATATGGCTAGCTTTTACAATTTGAACAAAGTCACAAATAAATATTGCTTTCTTTCATTCTGAGGATGTAGTTTTTAATTCCTTTTTATGTCTGTGCTTCATTTTAAAGTTTGTTTCTTTCCCGATTCCATTCTTTACCTGGAATCATGTTGCATCCACACTAAACAGTAGGCAACATCCTTCTAATTAAGGAAGAAGGACATAACCCCCTCCATTCCCCTGCAACATTTAGTACCAAAAATGGGCAATAAACAATTTAACCCACTCTCAACCTCAGTTCACCTTAAATCAAGACTATATAAACTTTGTAATTATTACAAGAAGGGAATAGGTGCTACACATGAGGTTAAAGGTTAGTGATTTCCTGAACACTGTTTATAGTAGATACTACACTTAAGCATAGCCAAAATGTAAGTTTAGGTTAGATCTGTCCTACAGCCACTGTTCTTGTTGACACCTGTGTTGGGAAGTTGATTTGCTAACTTGAAGCCAGACATCAGACCCACCCCAACACCACTACCAGGggtaaataattatttttttgttacatCCATTAATAAGAATTGTCATATATAAGATTTAGAAAAAATGCAGTCATATTCACACAATAAAGCAAAACACAGAAATGTCACAAATATCTTTTATGTAAAGAACTGTTTCAACTAAAGTGTATTTCAAAAAAGACATTTCTGCAACATTAAAAAGATAATAGGATCAAAAAATTGTCAGGATCTATCTTCAGTTCTGACGAAAGACATCAAAATCTGTGTAAAAAGGAATATggaaagacaaaaaatataaatatatcggTATAAACTACAAATACAAAGACAGTATCAAAAGATGGGAACAATGACTAGTATAAAAAAGTTATGATGGGTGGTGTCACCTAGAACCTTTGTTCTGTAAACTTTCAGGCCCCTGAAGCATTCATGAGAATTGAGCCACTACCCCACCAGTCCTCACCCCTTAGAATGGATGCTCAGAATGATGCAAGCCAGCCCTGCACTATGGATGTCAGCAAGACCCCAAAACAGCAGATAATATATCAACTCTCCAAAAACATGGAACCTGATATCAAAATGATTGAGACAAGACATCACTCTGCAGGTCAACCtgtcattttgatgaaaaataaattataaaaaatgaaGTATCAAATAATATGATAACAGCTCTCCAATCATATGACAACTGATATCTAAATGAGTGAACCCAGATATCAATCAGCATGTACATATATCCTTGTCATGGAACCGAGTATCAAAAATAAATGATATCAGCTCTTTAATCATATGACAGTTGATATCTAAATGAGTGAGCCCAGACATTCACTCTGCCTGTGCATATATCCTTGTCATGGAACCGAGTATCaaaaataaatgatatcaaCTCTTTAATCATGTGACAGTTGATATCTAAATGCGTAAACCCAGATATCAATCTGCATGTACATATATCCTTGTCATGGAACCGagtataaaaataaatgatatcaGCTCTTTAATCATATGACAGTTGATATCTAAATGCGTAAACCCAGATATCAATCTGCATGTACATATATCCTTGTCATGGAACCGAGTATCAAAATTAAATGATATCAGCTCTCTAATCATGTTGATATCTAAATGAGTGAACCCAGATATCAGTCTGAATGTCAAGATATcctttttgataaaaaaacaacaagTATCAAATAATATGATAAATGATATCAGCTCTCAAATAATGCCAGATATCAACATGCATAGAAACAAATAATTTACTCATCACGAAACCAAGTATCAAATGTGGAAGGAAACAAGACTCAAGGCCAGCAAACTTGATGATATAACATGGAAAACAGGATCCCTTTAAAAGATGCCAGATACCTACATTTACATAGATTTACAAACATATTCCACAATTGCATTCCTCAATTTCCTCCTTAAAGGGGGCCATCAGTATTGAGCCCAAATTTTAGCATATGAAAACTTCCTAGAAGATTTTCTAAAGTCAATTTGTGTAGACTATGTTTTTCTTAACTATTCCCAGCCATTGGGAATTattaaaatagacaattaaaCATCCCTGTCTGGATAATCGTAAAATACTTGGTGAAATGTTAGCATGGGAATTATTAAAATAGACAATTCAACATCCCTGTCTGGATAATTGTAAAATACTTGGTGAAATGTTAGCATGGGAATTATTAAAATAGACGATTAAATAACTCTGTCTggataaactttttttttgagtgACAGTAAAATACTTTTGTGAAATGTTAGCATGGGAATTATTGGGACTTATTGAAATAGACGATTAAATAACTGTCTGGATAAACTTCTCTTTTGAGTGGGAGTAAAATACTTGGTGAAATGTTACCGTGGGTGACCATTACCTggcattctagcatatttggggtaATACAATTGACCTTTAAACCTACATCATGACTTGTTTATCAAATTACATATTATGAAGTACTGGGAAAGGAGGCCTCTTTTTGCCTATGAGGTATTCTTGTTATGGTACTTTACATGAGGGAGGATGGTAGGCTATGTGATCACCTTTAATacaatttgtttacaatttagcaacaacatatttaaattttaatgtcAAACACATATTTAAATGCATATCCTTACCCTGTTGAACTATCCAATGCCATTTCTTAAGTCTattcattgaaatatttcataaaataattcTGTTTGCCAGTTTTGACAGATATGCCTTATGAATCTCTTCAATGATATATCAACCCATCTCCACCATTTTTTTTCACTATACCATTATCCACCATTATCATTTGatgaaaaaacaaattcttCCCAGAATATTATATACAAATGAGGCTAAACTACATCTGATACAGTCCTATTATAGGCCTGGTCTGGCTGTtgttaattgttttgaaaatcaaCAAGAAGCTCTCAAAGAAGTAAAAACTTCAATTATTATaacaatgaatgaaataaataagaTTATGGATGATGCTTCTCTGGACACCAAACGTCCAGTCACTTAACTTGGCAGCCATTTCCAATAAAATCATTTGCAGAAGGCTACATACGatgatattaaaaaacaaaaaaaattcatatgCATTACTTCAAAGCATACTTTTTGCTTCAATACAAACTCACTACAATATTTCTCATTGCTTCTGTTTTAGCCATTGATAACAAATGCTGCATGCATATGTGGCAAataatgaactttgacctatcCAACAGTTCAACCTTCATATTATCAATAATTATATAAagatacaaaacaattttttcaaTATCACAATATCCACcatttggttaatttttttctaAACACCAATGCAGAGTTaatcattgttattgttgtttacgGACAACAACATAAGTCActtgatgtttgtttgtttccttaCTTAGATTTTGTCACAGCTTAAATCTCCATTGATGAAATCAATAAACACTAAATGCATTTAATAATATGTTGCTGAATCACAATAACAAACCCGTTATTTTGACAAACAAATAGAACGTGATGAGTGATTATACACATTTGTTAATAGTATATAGACTCATTCAATTCTTGAATCACAACTCGACGCATGAAGTACCACCGCAAATGAAATGACTGTGTCAGGCTTAACTCTAGTAACAGTATAGCAGTTTCTTTGTCAACAATAAAGTGTTATTGACCCTCGTCTTGTTGGTAACTTGCGAtgtaagaaaacaacaaacaatgatCGATTAAAATGCATAAAAGTTCAAACTGTCGTGTAAAGTGAAGGCACCAATTTCTTACTCTCTGCAATGTTACGAAGACACACCTCCTTGGTTAGATTCaatgtcttttgttttggtCTCTAATGCGTGTGCTGCCTTCATTTCTCTTTGACGGACATTTGTGTAAGCTGCAGAGCCGAGGAGGACGCAGAAGTTCCCCAACCACCACAGGGCAGTCTTGATGTCTTCAAAGTGGATGACCGCTATGATGGTTTGAACGCAGGCCTTGGCTGTTCCACTGACGTTGTGGGTGAGCGGACTTGTGACTTTGATCTGGAGACCAGAAATGTAGCCGATGGAAAAGCCAAAAAGACCACTGATGGTCATAATGGTCCAAAAATCACTGTCGTACAATTTACTGAAATGGTAAATGGTGGAATATTCTTGCTTGAAAAGCATGATGGGAATGAAAAGTACAGACGCGTTGATGTTGTTGTAGAACATGAGCTTCCATATATTGCCCTCCACCGCTGGTAACACTTTCTTGGTGAAAATGGAATTCAGGGAGACGCAAAGACTCGCGAGGATTCCAAATGCCACACCCAAGTACGAGAGCTCACCTAGGGGTAGAACAGCAGGAGACAGATGAGTATAATAACCAGAAAACGAAAGCCTTTAGTGGTTACGATGGCCAAATGTTATCATAGTGTGGTattaagccatacatgttaatattcatgaacttgtgcaaagcaaaacaaagagGATTATCTATTGGCTAATGCGGaaacatataaaggaaggtatcaggaatcagtcatcatgttgacaaagtcgGTTTAGTGACATAGTATAACAAGCACCCAATGgacactatggttccttgcttaaaGGAAATAAATGTGTTGTATGTCAGTCATGCCACTAGGATAgtcatgagatgggaaccaaaAACCATAAAGGAAGCTAATTCTAATAAATACCTTCCTCACTACCAGAGAGGAAGATATAATCACTGTAATGTAGTTTATGGTTATGACGAAAGCTCAGGAATCCTTTGCAATCgcaagtgtgtgtgtatgtgacggcCAGATAGTAAATCCAATATCTCAGAAAAGCACAAGTTGAGTCAATGTCATGCTTGGTAagtagatgccccatgatgtgtagatATCTGCTACtgtttgtggttcccatctcatgcATATTGATGAGTGGGTGGGCTTAATGTAAAGTTCTTATAATGGCATCTCTTTAACCCTTTGtctgatttagttcatacttggtatggtgatgtgtTGTTGATGATAGGTACATGGTCATATAATCAAGAAATCAGCCTCATTGTTATTCATGAATGGGCGTGGCTAGAGTGTTATCACAGAGAAACActagtaaacatgatatctcaagaccAACAAGTTTAATCAATGTCATactagatgtgccctattgattgtataatattacatgaatattaatgagtggtcCAGGTTTAACATAAATTTTTTAAAAcgtcaatatctcttcaacagtgtgtccgatttagttcatactGGGTATGGTGATTTTTTTACATAGTAAGTATAtgctctttgcaacaacaacttTAATTAATATCAATGAGTTGGTGGGTCTTTATTGGAAATAgtcaaaaacagcttgtaaacatgatatctcaccaaccacaagttgaatcaatgtcatacatgGTAGACAGATGCCCCATGATTGACACTGGTAGAGGTCAAAAGTAGTCAACATatgtcaaactctgaaaaccatTTAAagatgataactccaaaattaaagatGCAATAGATCTGCCAATTCTCAAATGGTATGaatttcttttggtgaacatagtttggtcaaattcagttcaagTACAGTTTTCTGAAGGGGCTCTACCAGTCTTTAGCAGAACATAGAGTCATCCAGGAAAGTTAAACAAAAGTTGATATGTAGCATTGCTTTAAGCACTCTCAAACCCTgtttcaccctctgagcttcaaaggtgtcaacatgttatctcaaatggtggaaaaatTGACTCAAGGTGTCAAGAGATTATCTAAATTGGTCTCAAAttggcaatttgttttgtgatttataccagatgaCTTGTAGGTTGTCAAAATATCTCACAGTGCAACAACCACTGTTGAGTTCACCTGTACATAGGATTTTCTATGTGGTGGTGTGTTTCTGAAGGTGAGGACCTTTTGTTGTGAAAAACATCCTGGGTGAGAATTCATATTTGTGTAATTCAGGGTGCTTAGAACAAAGTGGTACAATACTTTTTTTGTGGTGACATGTTGCACTTACTGTAAACATTACACACAACATGAAATATCTTTTCTACCCAGGGTAAAAGTGGACCTTTGAAAATTTGGGTAACAGTTGTGTACACAACCAATCACACTCCAATCTCAGTCTCTATTATCTTCTTCACTAAACACAGACAATAAACAATAGAATAAAATCAATAGAATAAAATCAAAGAATGAAACCAATCACTATAACAGAAACCAATCACTATAACAGACAATAAATCAGTAGCTGCACAGAAAAAGTCTTGTAGTGTATTTACAGTAGAGAAGACAACAATGCTAACACTCTTTAACACTAACCTGTGTTGCCCTCCTGGTTGACACCAAGAATGAAACCAATCACTATAACAGCACAACAGGCGATGGCAGGCACTGAGGTAGCTTGCTTCAAAACTGTGTATGACAATACCTTATGgttcaaatgaaagaaaaagtgaGTTTAAACAGGGTAGGGAACATGAAAGACTGGTGACATTCATTAAGAAACATTTAGTCAAAACAAATCCCCCATGTTAAACGCTCAAAAATGCCACaattgtgttaattttttttgaaTACTGCATTACTATGTGTCAACACTGATCTGTTTCTTATAGATTTGAATTGGACCTGATTCCAAATGTTGTCTTTGGTGTCAAGTTCAAAATGTTGGGCAAGATATTGAGTCTAAACTACCTCAGCTTTAGGCATTGGTACAAAAGCAGAACATCACTTACATATGAAAATGGAAATTCCCATTTGGTACTGTATTCATGAGTACTAGGAGTagtacagtatgagtacaaggctctctCTATGCATGAGTACTAGTCACTATACTAGATATGCAACTGTACTAGTAAGATGGCATTTATGCATCATTGCATGTAGAATTCCTATTTGGTACTGTATTCATGAGTACTAGGagtagtatgagtacaaggctctctCTATGCATGAGTACTAGTCACTATACTAGATATATGCAACTATACTAGTAAGATGGCATTTATGCATCATTGCATGTAGAATTCCCATTTGTTACTGTATTCATGAGTACTAGGagtagtatgagtacaaggctctctCTATGCATGAGTACTAGCCACTATACTAGATATATGCAACTATACTAGTAAGATGGCATTTATGCATCATTGCATGTAGAATTCCCATTTGTTACTGTATTCATGAGTACTAGGagtagtatgagtacaaggctctctCTATGCATGAGTACTAGTCACTATACTAGATATATGCAACTGTACTAGTAAGATGGCATTTATGCATCATTGCATATAGAATTCCCATTTGTTACTGTATTCATGAGTACTAGGagtagtatgagtacaaggctctctCTATGCATGAGTACTAGTCACTATACCAGATATATGCAACTATACTAGTAAGATGGCATTTATGCATCATTGCATGTAGAATTCCCATTTGGTACTGTATTCATGAGTACTAGGagtagtatgagtacaaggctctctCTATGCATGAGTACTAGTCACTATACTAGATATATGCAACTGTACTAGTAAGATGGCATTTATGCATCATTGCATGTAGAATTCCCATTTGTTACTGTATTCATGAGTACTAGGagtagtatgagtacaaggctctctCTATGCATGAGTACTAGTCACTATACTAGATATATGCAACTGTACTAGTAAGATGGCATTTATGCATCATTGCATATAGAATTCCCATTTGTTACTGTATTCATGAGTACTAGGagtagtatgagtacaaggctctctCTATGCATGAGTACTAGTCACTATACCAGATATATGCAACTGTACTAGTAAGATGGCATTTATGCATCATTGCATGTAGAATTCCCATTTGGTACTGTATTCATGAGTACTAGGagtagtatgagtacaaggctctctCTATGCATGAGTACTAGTCACTATACCAGATATATACAACTGTACTAGTAAGATGGCATTTATGCATCATTGCATGTAGAATTCCCATTTGGTACTGTATTCATGAGTACTAGGagtagtatgagtacaaggctctctCTATGCATGAGTACTAGTCACTATACCAGATATATGCAACTGTACTAGTAAGATGGCATTTATGCATCATTGCATGGAGAATTCCCATTTGGTACTGTATTCATGAGTACTAGGagtagtatgagtacaaggctctctCTATGCATGAGTACTAGTCACCatactagatttccaaaatgcCCCAATTGGCTCTGGTACAAATCCACAAGTGAAAAGCTACCAAGTACAGGTGGCTATGCGGATAGAATTTGACTTATACagactcactgcaagtctgACTGCCACACATATCTGTACTTATACatgtagcaatttgcccattccACATCATATAAAACTGTACTATGAAATACCAGATCAATGTTTTTCCCAGGGATTATTTCGTTATTGGTCTATAAATGTAAGACACTTGATTGAAGCGTTGTAGAATAGAAACAGAAAATAGAATCTAAACTGTAATTAGAGAgttatttgtttttaagatGACTTACCACATTGAAAACAGTTGTTAAGGATCGACCAATGTTGTAGAATGCTACCCCTACATACTTTAGGCACAGGTTATTGAAGGTAATCATACCAACAAAAATTATGGACAGAGGCAAAACCTATGAAAAGGAAGGTATATGAAAAGATTAAAATGTGAATATGTTTAAACTGTTAAACAAAAGTACATTTGAGTAAGTAAATGTAACAAACAATTAGAGGCAGTGTAAACTAAATGGCAGCAGTGCAGCTTTGagaaaattccaaaattaaaaaaaaagaaaaaaagagggaaattATATGGTTGTTATCACGtcttttaataatttttattgCGGTGTATTTCTTAAGTAAGCTTCCACCAGACACTGAACAGTGTGTGTCTGTCGTAGCTTACATGGTCTCTCATACAGGCATTGCTGAtactatatagtatagtatagtatagtatagtatagtatagtatagtatcaGTTCCCTTATTGCTGAATAGTTAACAACAATGTGCGTGCAAAAACAACTGAGATGTTCTCTaaagttcataaaaaaaaaattctgactTGATGACTAGCTATTTTGCAGATGTTGTTCACTGTTCTATAGTACACACTTACTCCAAAAATCCCAATATTACTTCTCATTTAAGATTTAAGCAGTGCCCATGTTGTCAGgtacataaattaaaaaataaaataaaaataagacaAAAACCCATTAAGTTTGAGACACCTGCAAGTCCAAAAACACTGTACCATGGAACTCTACGGTACAATAATGTTTGTTTAGTATATAAAGGAGTATGGTACAGTTCTGAATGCATACACTAAAGTAATATACAATATCAACCAAGGGGAAATGAAAAGTACACAAGGAACTCCTACAGTCAACAAAAAGACAAAGAGGAAAAACCTGTTGAATGGACACTGGTGATACTGTCAAGATACTTAGAAAAAGTGTTCTTTTATTTGTGCTCACAGCTCCGATTAAAAGGACACGACctccttttaatttttttattactcATAAGGTGAACAATATCCATCAATTTTTGCAGGTGTTTATTGCTTGTGACTGAACCACAAGGCACTAATGTTGAAAGAATATTGTGCCTTTCCATATATACAGCACAGTAGCCCCAGAATATGGAGGTTAATACATAGACCTTCATATTGAGAAAGAACTGCTGGGTCAATACTCCAGGGAACAAAAGCGTATTTACAATCTGGAAATTTGTCCTACAAATGAACTGAGAAAAAAGCGTTCATGTCAGTCAGGCATTAGCAATTGTGCTTATCTTTACCtacaatttttctttgtttacacCTACAGTATTGCTAACAACATTAGACAGAAGCAATGCAGTACGTACCGCTATATGGCAGTTTCACAACAGTAGGCCCACATATGCAAATTAATACAAAGTTTCCAGATATTAATCTTTATCACCGAATTTTACAAATACTAAATAATGGTAATGAGACAAATAGCAATGTGTTAAATCTTTGTAACAGACTAACCCTGAATGAATATCTACAATTAATGTATATTAATAATAGTAACTTTGCATActgagagatatatatatatattatacatgtgcTCTTACAATTAGATCATAGCCAGAAATGGGACACCAAGAGAAGCTCAAAGAGGTATATGAAATAAACGAGCACTAGACCAATcattaaaggaataacaaaggTAGGGATCAgaagacaatttatattattcgGTAACCTCAAAACTCTTTAATACTCGGACCACCACGACAGACGCACCACAGCCACAGGTCCGGTTGGAAACATCCCCAGAGCGGGAATGAAATGGATTGCCACCGGTCCCTTGCGTACCTGTGGATGCAGTCTGTTTGGACAAATTACACAACCTACAAGCCAGAAGGAAATGGTCCTCCTTTCCGGCTAGACAAGACAGAGGACAAAGTGCACAATGCAACATGGAAACAGATTTGTAAGGTGCCATCTATCTCCCCAGAGGTAAAAGACAGGCTGAGTATAATTATTCTATTTCTGGCAGACCAGTTCTGGTCAAACCATTGATGAAATCCCAAAGCTGAAAGGATAAAACTAAACCACTGAGCAAAATCAGTGCTCTCTTC carries:
- the LOC139960908 gene encoding GDP-fucose transporter 1-like isoform X3 — encoded protein: MDPLANETPKKQPSLLQMYTKIAAVVLCYWVISISLVFINKYLLSSDDLKLDAPIFITFYQCFCSVLICLLLSTLGALLPNYFTFPPLKFDYKISREVLPLSIIFVGMITFNNLCLKYVGVAFYNIGRSLTTVFNVVLSYTVLKQATSVPAIACCAVIVIGFILGVNQEGNTGELSYLGVAFGILASLCVSLNSIFTKKVLPAVEGNIWKLMFYNNINASVLFIPIMLFKQEYSTIYHFSKLYDSDFWTIMTISGLFGFSIGYISGLQIKVTSPLTHNVSGTAKACVQTIIAVIHFEDIKTALWWLGNFCVLLGSAAYTNVRQREMKAAHALETKTKDIESNQGGVSS
- the LOC139960908 gene encoding GDP-fucose transporter 1-like isoform X1 → MRQSSIPRWKLDHPPYDSYKKYLERNQNGSFNQSFLSEGINMDPLANETPKKQPSLLQMYTKIAAVVLCYWVISISLVFINKYLLSSDDLKLDAPIFITFYQCFCSVLICLLLSTLGALLPNYFTFPPLKFDYKISREVLPLSIIFVGMITFNNLCLKYVGVAFYNIGRSLTTVFNVVLSYTVLKQATSVPAIACCAVIVIGFILGVNQEGNTGELSYLGVAFGILASLCVSLNSIFTKKVLPAVEGNIWKLMFYNNINASVLFIPIMLFKQEYSTIYHFSKLYDSDFWTIMTISGLFGFSIGYISGLQIKVTSPLTHNVSGTAKACVQTIIAVIHFEDIKTALWWLGNFCVLLGSAAYTNVRQREMKAAHALETKTKDIESNQGGVSS
- the LOC139960908 gene encoding GDP-fucose transporter 1-like isoform X2, giving the protein MVFDSKHYLPVLITTRKSYKKYLERNQNGSFNQSFLSEGINMDPLANETPKKQPSLLQMYTKIAAVVLCYWVISISLVFINKYLLSSDDLKLDAPIFITFYQCFCSVLICLLLSTLGALLPNYFTFPPLKFDYKISREVLPLSIIFVGMITFNNLCLKYVGVAFYNIGRSLTTVFNVVLSYTVLKQATSVPAIACCAVIVIGFILGVNQEGNTGELSYLGVAFGILASLCVSLNSIFTKKVLPAVEGNIWKLMFYNNINASVLFIPIMLFKQEYSTIYHFSKLYDSDFWTIMTISGLFGFSIGYISGLQIKVTSPLTHNVSGTAKACVQTIIAVIHFEDIKTALWWLGNFCVLLGSAAYTNVRQREMKAAHALETKTKDIESNQGGVSS